In Hemiscyllium ocellatum isolate sHemOce1 chromosome 2, sHemOce1.pat.X.cur, whole genome shotgun sequence, a single window of DNA contains:
- the macir gene encoding macrophage immunometabolism regulator, with translation MEVDLGGISRTTMPVLSAPAVEVNCLSKTEPEKRRSSSTPCSPVKQTVPSYQILHMDTNYLVGFATGGELLKLAQRWSGNEPDAAETLASQHTKQHDVGLSRSSRIYKTKNRYYQPYEIPAANGRRRRRMPSSGEQTIKSLSFESSKCLHGPLPICLIKGKRAQSKSLDYLNLDKMNIKESADTEVLQYQLQHLTLRGERMFSRNKT, from the coding sequence ATGGAGGTGGACCTCGGTGGTATTTCCAGGACAACCATGCCTGTTCTGTCTGCACCTGCTGTAGAAGTAAACTGTCTGAGTAAAACAGAGCCTGAGAAGCGTCGCAGTTCCAGCACCCCATGCTCTCCTGTAAAGCAGACTGTGCCTAGCTATCAGATTCTTCACATGGACACCAATTACTTGGTTGGCTTTGCTACTGGTGGGGAACTGTTAAAATTGGCTCAAAGATGGTCAGGTAATGAGCCAGATGCAGCAGAAACTTTGGCCAGTCAACATACTAAGCAACATGATGTAGGATTGTCAAGAAGTTCTCGCATCTATAAAACGAAGAATCGATATTATCAACCATATGAGATCCCAGCTGCAAATGGTAGAAGACGGCGGCGAATGCCTAGTTCAGGGGAACAAACCATCAAGTCACTATCTTTTGAATCCAGCAAATGTCTACATGGACCTTTGCCAATTTGCCTCATCAAAGGAAAGAGGGCCCAGTCAAAATCCTTGGATTACCTAAATCTGGATAAAATGAATATTAAGGAATCAGCGGACACAGAGGTACTGCAGTACCAGCTACAACATCTCACACTTAGAGGGGAACGTATGTTCAGCAGAAATAAaacttga